The following coding sequences lie in one Cronobacter universalis NCTC 9529 genomic window:
- a CDS encoding PP2C family protein-serine/threonine phosphatase has translation MNISTASLSRQGERASNQDQTGETIGERSACFVVCDGIAGLPGGDVAAALARNAILSRFDGEQHLNAQYIREYVNQANHAIRAEQKAVQDYHRMGTTLVSLFIDRDYHLAYWAHAGDSRLYLFRRGWLYHVTTDHSLVQQMKDAGHQTDGVNSNLLYFALGMGDEGREASYSDVVPIEDGDAFLLCTDGFWHGVSEEQMKKSLHMVNTPDEWLTLMNQILLKNGEQGHDKQDNYSAVAVWVGSPQDTTLLHTLSDAAQFFPLRD, from the coding sequence ATGAATATCAGCACGGCCTCACTCTCCAGACAGGGCGAGCGCGCCAGCAACCAGGATCAGACCGGAGAGACCATCGGCGAACGCTCCGCCTGCTTCGTGGTGTGCGACGGGATCGCCGGCCTGCCGGGTGGCGACGTCGCCGCGGCGCTCGCGCGCAATGCCATTCTCTCGCGTTTTGACGGGGAGCAGCATCTCAACGCGCAATATATCCGCGAGTATGTGAATCAGGCGAACCACGCGATCCGCGCCGAGCAAAAGGCGGTACAGGATTATCACCGCATGGGCACGACGCTGGTGAGCCTGTTCATCGACCGCGACTATCACCTGGCGTACTGGGCGCACGCGGGCGACAGCCGCCTGTATCTCTTTCGCCGCGGCTGGCTCTATCACGTCACGACCGATCACAGCCTGGTGCAGCAGATGAAAGACGCCGGGCATCAGACCGACGGCGTGAACAGCAACCTGCTCTATTTCGCGCTCGGCATGGGCGATGAAGGCCGCGAGGCGAGCTACAGTGATGTAGTGCCGATTGAAGACGGCGACGCGTTTTTGCTTTGCACCGACGGTTTCTGGCACGGCGTGAGCGAAGAGCAGATGAAAAAATCCCTTCATATGGTGAATACCCCAGATGAATGGCTCACTCTGATGAATCAAATACTGTTGAAAAATGGTGAGCAGGGGCATGATAAGCAGGATAATTACAGCGCCGTAGCGGTCTGGGTAGGATCGCCCCAGGATACGACGCTGCTGCATACGCTCTCTGACGCGGCGCAGTTTTTCCCCCTTCGAGATTAA
- the tagH gene encoding type VI secretion system-associated FHA domain protein TagH, protein MRFTITTNKPGHQPPQSSCDFYPPGGTIGRGTDNNLVLPDNERTISRLQAIVHISADGECRITNRGNVTRVVLNDIPLERGRQVELQDGDVLGIDDYRIQVSDLALNAQPVIAMAAPKPNVAPQQPQAPQPAKPQQPPKADAQDNAPTAVPTEIWDSLMQEFSISDSISQGQSQSARPKTPEAQPFNPFNAPKEADRNPEDPLAHFQSGGNEPLFGNERVNPDSLFKDDTPFDKDSIFNDVTPTTLVPPSDNRQAAKPQAPQKENEEELDPLALFGGVGSTPVQSRSDDPLGLMMGGAVPLTPPDELNAGAAPLTPPPAAKQDAEPVKPAISPEKPQTEKSQPEMTTSPLAPNADDSIDLASLAGSPLFPEEVPEEPVTRVEVQPTPPEVQDYAGITLPTPQAVARSTAQTPKGRLRIDPVQSPTSQGGTPTASNGDVLNGELLEALLEGMGLGELQPTPQFDRDNMRQLGQMLSMFSQGTVALLSSRSILKRGVKADMTMVLDDANNPFKLLPSGKTVLMQMFGTRMPGFMPPKKSVRDALIDLQAHQLGMIAGIRAIIAAMLQSFNPEQLEEEAKRDGAISRLALPASRKAALWDYFVRHYSDTAGEIEDDFHTLFGEAFLHAYDMEVNQYKDSQSGSEEE, encoded by the coding sequence ATGCGATTCACGATTACTACCAACAAGCCCGGCCACCAGCCTCCTCAGAGCAGCTGTGACTTCTACCCGCCGGGCGGCACGATTGGCCGTGGTACGGATAACAATCTGGTACTGCCGGATAACGAAAGAACGATTTCCCGCCTGCAGGCGATTGTCCATATCTCCGCGGACGGCGAGTGCCGCATCACTAACCGCGGCAACGTCACCCGCGTGGTGCTGAACGATATTCCGCTGGAGCGCGGCCGTCAGGTTGAGCTGCAGGACGGCGATGTGCTGGGCATTGACGATTACCGCATTCAGGTGAGCGATCTGGCGCTGAACGCGCAGCCGGTTATCGCGATGGCCGCGCCGAAACCGAACGTCGCGCCGCAGCAGCCTCAGGCGCCGCAGCCTGCGAAACCGCAGCAGCCGCCGAAAGCCGACGCGCAGGACAACGCGCCAACGGCAGTGCCGACCGAAATCTGGGACAGCCTGATGCAGGAGTTCTCTATCTCCGACAGCATCAGTCAGGGGCAGAGCCAGAGCGCGCGCCCGAAAACGCCGGAAGCGCAGCCGTTTAACCCGTTCAACGCCCCGAAAGAGGCGGATCGCAACCCGGAAGATCCGCTGGCGCACTTCCAGAGCGGCGGCAACGAGCCGCTGTTCGGCAATGAAAGAGTCAACCCGGACAGCCTGTTCAAAGATGACACGCCGTTCGATAAAGACAGCATTTTCAACGACGTGACGCCGACCACGCTGGTGCCGCCGTCTGATAACCGTCAGGCCGCGAAACCGCAGGCGCCGCAAAAAGAGAACGAAGAAGAGCTCGATCCGCTGGCGCTGTTTGGCGGCGTGGGCTCCACGCCGGTACAGAGCCGCAGCGACGATCCGCTTGGCCTGATGATGGGCGGCGCCGTGCCGCTGACGCCGCCGGATGAGCTTAACGCAGGCGCTGCGCCATTAACGCCGCCGCCCGCCGCGAAGCAGGACGCTGAGCCGGTTAAACCAGCAATTTCACCCGAAAAACCGCAGACGGAAAAATCGCAGCCGGAGATGACGACCTCGCCGCTTGCGCCGAACGCCGACGACTCAATCGATCTGGCGTCGCTCGCCGGTTCGCCGCTGTTCCCGGAAGAAGTGCCGGAAGAGCCGGTGACGCGCGTGGAAGTTCAGCCGACGCCGCCGGAAGTCCAGGATTACGCCGGTATCACGCTGCCGACGCCGCAGGCGGTGGCGCGCAGCACCGCGCAGACGCCAAAAGGCCGCCTGCGCATCGACCCGGTGCAGTCGCCGACCAGCCAGGGCGGCACGCCGACGGCGTCTAACGGCGACGTGCTGAACGGCGAACTGCTGGAAGCATTGCTGGAAGGTATGGGCCTTGGCGAGCTGCAACCGACGCCGCAGTTTGACCGCGACAATATGCGCCAGCTCGGCCAGATGCTCAGCATGTTCTCGCAGGGCACCGTGGCGCTGCTCTCCTCGCGCTCGATTCTCAAGCGCGGCGTGAAAGCCGATATGACGATGGTGCTGGACGACGCGAACAACCCGTTCAAGCTACTGCCGTCGGGTAAAACCGTGTTGATGCAGATGTTCGGCACCCGTATGCCGGGCTTTATGCCGCCGAAAAAATCGGTACGCGACGCGCTTATCGATCTCCAGGCCCACCAGCTCGGGATGATCGCCGGTATCCGCGCCATCATCGCCGCCATGCTGCAATCCTTTAACCCGGAGCAGCTCGAAGAAGAAGCGAAGCGCGACGGCGCTATCTCGCGCCTGGCGCTGCCGGCGAGCCGCAAAGCCGCGCTGTGGGATTACTTTGTGCGTCATTACAGCGATACCGCCGGTGAAATCGAGGACGATTTCCATACCCTGTTCGGCGAAGCCTTCCTGCACGCTTATGACATGGAAGTGAATCAGTACAAAGACTCACAAAGCGGATCGGAAGAAGAATGA
- a CDS encoding Rap1a/Tai family immunity protein, protein MKHSVLILASVFSAALLSAPVMAGDWVINPDEHQKNRLDPNRGNVTGEQLLNAWNDRADKEASLQAQIYLLGLFDSTEGMGWCKSKTTMPSTLREWTYGYFKKLPPERLKEKASVLMLEALKHDFPCQKESDK, encoded by the coding sequence ATGAAACATTCTGTTCTTATTCTGGCTTCAGTATTCAGCGCTGCGCTGTTAAGCGCGCCAGTCATGGCCGGCGATTGGGTGATTAATCCCGATGAGCATCAAAAAAATCGTCTTGATCCTAACCGGGGCAATGTGACAGGTGAGCAACTCTTAAACGCCTGGAACGACAGAGCAGATAAAGAGGCCTCGCTACAGGCGCAAATCTATTTGCTCGGTCTGTTTGATTCGACGGAAGGAATGGGCTGGTGCAAAAGTAAAACAACGATGCCATCAACGCTTCGCGAATGGACGTACGGGTACTTTAAAAAGCTACCGCCAGAACGACTTAAAGAGAAAGCCAGCGTCCTGATGCTTGAAGCGCTTAAACATGATTTCCCCTGTCAAAAGGAATCTGACAAATGA
- a CDS encoding type VI secretion system accessory protein TagJ — MNTLYQQLAGASVSDALSRLEADIKAQPGNADRRAAFVQFLCLNANWTRALTQLKSWAALAPQAQPTVTLLQQAIEGEQQRAEVLAGRARPRMPGEQWPWLDLLLKALAETDPARASELRSEALEQAEANPGELTLAVGDAPGEPVRFDWLMDGDARLGPVCELIVNGNYFWVPFSAIASVRFQAPASVTDLVWRHAMVQLVDGTEQVCQIPARYPLETGAEDRFLLARTTEWQPLDAEGIHYLGAGQKVWLSGEQEFALLTLDMLAFGLPDDASHE, encoded by the coding sequence ATGAACACGCTGTATCAACAACTGGCTGGCGCGAGCGTCAGCGACGCGCTGAGCCGCCTTGAGGCCGATATCAAAGCCCAGCCGGGCAACGCCGATCGCCGCGCCGCGTTTGTGCAGTTTCTCTGCCTGAACGCTAACTGGACCCGCGCGCTCACCCAGCTGAAAAGCTGGGCCGCGCTGGCGCCGCAGGCGCAGCCGACCGTGACGCTGCTGCAACAGGCTATCGAAGGCGAGCAGCAGCGCGCCGAAGTGCTGGCGGGCCGCGCGCGTCCGCGGATGCCGGGCGAACAGTGGCCGTGGCTGGATCTGCTGCTGAAAGCGCTGGCGGAAACCGACCCGGCGCGCGCAAGCGAGCTTCGCAGCGAGGCGCTGGAGCAGGCCGAGGCCAATCCGGGCGAACTGACGCTGGCCGTGGGCGACGCGCCCGGCGAGCCGGTGCGTTTTGACTGGCTGATGGACGGCGACGCGCGTCTGGGGCCGGTGTGCGAGCTTATCGTTAACGGCAACTACTTCTGGGTGCCGTTCAGCGCTATCGCGTCGGTTCGTTTCCAGGCCCCGGCGAGCGTCACCGATCTGGTGTGGCGTCACGCGATGGTGCAGCTGGTGGACGGCACCGAACAGGTGTGCCAGATCCCGGCGCGCTACCCGCTGGAAACCGGCGCGGAAGACCGCTTCCTGCTGGCGCGCACCACCGAGTGGCAGCCGCTGGACGCGGAAGGCATTCATTATCTCGGCGCGGGTCAGAAAGTCTGGCTGAGCGGCGAACAGGAGTTCGCGCTGCTGACGCTGGATATGCTCGCTTTCGGGCTGCCGGACGACGCATCGCATGAATAA
- a CDS encoding T6SS amidase immunity protein Tai4 family protein, which translates to MVKQFCVAFIFTGLFASQALARTTTYSPEEYLRNYALSTCIAQGYQSEEVKNDAAAAARGYLEFGDYSLEAHTAVITLGKTFLAKTYGSQSGEPMTLAKCIDFMHSHELDALIRRYKNQPDQ; encoded by the coding sequence ATGGTGAAGCAGTTCTGCGTGGCATTTATTTTTACAGGGTTGTTCGCGTCGCAGGCGTTAGCCCGCACCACAACTTACAGCCCGGAAGAGTATCTAAGAAATTACGCCCTGAGCACCTGTATTGCGCAGGGCTATCAGTCTGAAGAAGTAAAAAACGACGCGGCGGCCGCAGCGAGAGGCTATCTGGAGTTCGGCGATTATTCGCTTGAGGCGCATACGGCGGTCATTACGCTTGGCAAAACCTTTCTTGCGAAAACGTATGGCAGCCAGTCGGGCGAGCCGATGACGCTCGCGAAATGCATCGATTTCATGCACAGCCACGAACTGGACGCGCTCATACGCCGTTATAAAAATCAGCCGGACCAGTAA
- a CDS encoding Hcp family type VI secretion system effector: protein MAIDMFLKVDGVTGESKDSNHTGWTDITSFSWGASQPGNMSVGGGGGAGKVNFNDLHVNALIDKSTTAILKHCSSGKHLTKVELSVCKAGGQQVEYTRITLEDVLVTSVQYTGADNGDTVGVTYAFQAAKVKQQYWEQTATGGKGAETSAGWNIKENKEA from the coding sequence ATGGCTATTGATATGTTCCTGAAAGTAGACGGTGTAACCGGCGAATCTAAAGATTCCAACCACACCGGCTGGACCGACATCACCTCTTTTTCCTGGGGCGCATCCCAGCCGGGTAATATGAGCGTGGGCGGCGGCGGCGGTGCCGGTAAAGTGAATTTCAACGATCTGCACGTTAACGCGCTGATCGACAAATCCACCACCGCTATCCTGAAGCACTGCTCCAGCGGTAAGCACCTGACCAAAGTTGAGCTGTCTGTCTGCAAAGCGGGCGGCCAGCAGGTGGAATACACCCGTATCACTCTGGAAGATGTGCTGGTGACCTCCGTTCAGTACACCGGTGCTGACAACGGCGACACCGTTGGCGTTACTTATGCATTCCAGGCTGCGAAAGTGAAACAGCAGTACTGGGAGCAGACGGCGACCGGCGGCAAAGGCGCAGAAACCAGCGCTGGCTGGAACATCAAAGAAAACAAAGAAGCGTAA
- the tssE gene encoding type VI secretion system baseplate subunit TssE: protein MNKPYQDDDSGDLLRHGYRSRRNASTVTARDKMQPSLLDRLTDNAPDKRQEPANSNLVSHSALRRQVLRDLQWLFNTINNEAQQDLSRVDHVRRSVFNFGVAPLAGKRMSEIEWGDIQQRLTEAILHFEPRILPQGLQVRCVCDTKSLDLHNVLSIEIKGRLWCVPWPLEFLFRTDVDLENGHFELKDAG from the coding sequence ATGAATAAACCGTATCAGGATGACGACAGCGGCGATCTGCTGCGCCACGGCTACCGTTCGCGACGCAACGCCTCGACGGTCACCGCGCGCGACAAAATGCAGCCGTCGCTGCTGGACCGTCTGACCGATAACGCGCCGGACAAGCGTCAGGAGCCGGCGAACAGCAATCTCGTCTCCCACAGCGCGCTGCGTCGCCAGGTGCTGCGCGATTTGCAGTGGCTGTTCAATACCATTAATAACGAAGCGCAGCAGGATCTCAGCCGGGTGGACCATGTGCGCCGCTCGGTGTTTAACTTCGGCGTGGCGCCGCTCGCGGGTAAGCGGATGTCGGAGATTGAGTGGGGCGACATCCAGCAGCGGCTCACCGAGGCGATTTTGCACTTCGAACCGCGCATTCTGCCGCAGGGGTTGCAGGTGCGCTGCGTCTGCGACACCAAATCGCTCGACCTGCACAACGTATTATCGATTGAGATTAAAGGCCGCCTGTGGTGCGTGCCCTGGCCGCTCGAATTTCTGTTCCGCACCGATGTGGATCTGGAAAACGGCCATTTTGAGCTTAAAGACGCGGGGTAA
- a CDS encoding T6SS effector amidase Tae4 family protein, translated as MRPLYQQLKMNHYSSTDGSADFVDARDVYAEIGYDYDDIIKVNQAFKNTCAVRMSLALLKCNVPFDGRFIIKAGAYKGRKIESGAKLLADQLYKSSAFGKAEIYTDRRSGGQALRNRRGVVFFNVVNGYGGGHIDLLEPEGNNAFTCHSMCLPDCKEIWFWELK; from the coding sequence ATGAGACCGTTATATCAGCAGTTAAAAATGAATCATTACTCATCTACAGATGGAAGCGCAGACTTTGTAGATGCCCGTGATGTATACGCTGAGATTGGTTACGATTACGATGACATCATAAAAGTAAATCAAGCGTTCAAAAATACATGCGCGGTAAGAATGAGCCTGGCGCTGTTGAAGTGTAATGTACCTTTTGATGGTCGATTCATTATTAAAGCCGGAGCTTATAAAGGCAGAAAAATTGAATCCGGTGCAAAATTACTGGCCGACCAGCTTTACAAATCATCCGCCTTCGGTAAAGCAGAGATTTACACCGATCGTCGAAGCGGGGGACAAGCGTTAAGGAATCGCAGAGGCGTTGTTTTCTTTAATGTTGTTAATGGTTATGGCGGTGGTCATATCGATTTACTGGAACCGGAAGGCAATAACGCCTTTACTTGTCACTCTATGTGCCTGCCCGACTGCAAAGAAATATGGTTTTGGGAGTTAAAATAA
- a CDS encoding T6SS amidase immunity protein Tai4 family protein, with product MLKTRIAAFTVLTVSFHAALAQPLAQVSEFTQPQIFTEWVQNRCMGHIADSAALKEDANASAAAWLEASELPVEAFNEADTIITQALKTPVGGTAKSDYRVLKCSLIAHSPEMTALYQKSAAQRAR from the coding sequence ATGTTAAAAACACGTATCGCCGCTTTCACAGTTTTGACGGTTTCTTTCCACGCCGCGCTGGCGCAGCCGCTGGCACAGGTAAGCGAATTTACGCAGCCGCAGATTTTTACCGAGTGGGTACAGAACCGCTGCATGGGCCATATTGCCGACAGCGCCGCGTTGAAAGAAGACGCCAACGCCAGCGCCGCCGCCTGGCTGGAGGCGAGCGAATTGCCGGTCGAGGCATTTAATGAAGCGGATACGATCATTACGCAGGCGCTGAAAACGCCTGTGGGCGGCACAGCGAAAAGCGATTACCGGGTGCTGAAATGTTCGCTGATTGCGCATAGCCCGGAAATGACGGCGCTGTATCAGAAATCCGCAGCACAGAGAGCGCGGTGA
- the tssF gene encoding type VI secretion system baseplate subunit TssF — translation MDSKLLEYYNRELAYLREMGAEFAERYPKVAGRLGMRGIEIADPYIERLMEGFAFLTSRVQLKMDAEFPRFSQRLLEMLAPNYLAPTPSMAIAELHPDSAKGDLSNGFVVPRGTMMDSQLLKKNGVTCSYATAHDVRLLPLHISLVELGGVPADAPLSQLGLSQRGAVSALRVRIACDGPVLLNHLDFDRLDFFLSGPDIQALQLLELLMEHRVGIFCQTVGPKPSRVVLDDDALRQEGFEADQALLPDDLRNFDGYRLLQEYFAFPARFQFLSLRGIGKLLAQSGQANAFDIIILLDKTDTPLERVVDKSHLAMHCTPVINLFPKIAERQKLTEGLSEYHLVVDNIRPLDYEIFSVSKIYASEDGQRDDQIFRPFWSTWSRDGGNYGAYFSMRREQRALSEHALRYGTRTGYVGSEAFVSLVDASHAPWRDELRYITAEVMCTSRDLPLMLAQDMGQFVLPDSMPVRALTMRKGPTPPRPALAEGFSTWRLISQLQMNYLSLMDAEDGEGAAALRQLLGLYARLAEAPVARQIDGIRHCVLEPVHRRVPEPGPIVFARGVGISMTVDEQAFSGSSPWLLGSVLERVFARLVSMNSFTEFTLKSQQRGEVGYWGPRMGKRALI, via the coding sequence ATGGACAGTAAACTGCTCGAATACTACAACCGAGAGCTGGCGTATCTGCGCGAAATGGGCGCGGAATTCGCCGAACGCTACCCGAAAGTGGCGGGCAGGCTCGGTATGCGCGGCATTGAAATCGCGGACCCGTACATCGAGCGCCTGATGGAAGGCTTCGCCTTTCTCACCTCCCGCGTACAGCTCAAAATGGACGCCGAGTTTCCGCGCTTCTCCCAGCGCCTGCTGGAGATGCTCGCGCCGAATTATCTGGCGCCGACGCCGTCAATGGCGATTGCCGAACTGCACCCGGACAGCGCCAAAGGGGATTTGAGCAACGGGTTTGTGGTGCCGCGTGGCACGATGATGGACAGCCAGCTTCTGAAAAAGAACGGCGTCACCTGTAGCTACGCCACCGCCCATGACGTTCGCCTGCTGCCGCTGCATATCAGCCTGGTGGAGTTAGGCGGCGTACCGGCCGACGCGCCGTTAAGCCAGCTCGGCTTAAGCCAGCGCGGCGCGGTCAGCGCCCTGCGCGTGCGCATCGCGTGCGACGGCCCGGTGCTGCTCAACCATCTCGATTTCGACCGCCTCGATTTCTTCCTGAGCGGGCCGGATATCCAGGCGCTGCAACTGCTGGAGCTTCTGATGGAGCACCGCGTCGGCATCTTCTGTCAGACCGTCGGCCCGAAACCGTCACGCGTGGTGCTGGACGATGACGCGCTGCGTCAGGAAGGCTTTGAGGCCGACCAGGCGCTGCTGCCGGACGATCTGCGCAACTTCGACGGCTACCGCCTGTTGCAGGAATATTTCGCGTTCCCGGCGCGCTTCCAGTTCTTAAGCCTGCGCGGCATCGGCAAGCTGCTGGCGCAGAGCGGGCAGGCGAACGCGTTCGATATCATCATCCTGCTCGATAAAACCGACACGCCGCTGGAGCGCGTGGTGGATAAAAGCCACCTCGCGATGCACTGCACGCCGGTCATCAATTTGTTCCCGAAAATCGCCGAGCGCCAGAAGCTTACCGAGGGCTTAAGCGAATACCACCTGGTGGTGGATAACATTCGCCCGCTGGATTACGAGATTTTCTCGGTCAGTAAAATTTACGCCAGCGAAGACGGCCAGCGCGACGACCAGATTTTCCGCCCATTCTGGAGCACCTGGAGCCGCGACGGCGGCAACTACGGCGCGTATTTCTCGATGCGCCGCGAACAGCGCGCGCTCTCGGAACACGCGCTGCGCTACGGCACGCGTACCGGCTATGTCGGCTCCGAGGCGTTTGTATCGCTGGTGGACGCAAGCCACGCGCCGTGGCGCGACGAACTGCGCTATATCACCGCCGAAGTGATGTGCACCAGCCGCGATCTGCCGCTGATGCTGGCGCAGGATATGGGCCAGTTCGTGCTGCCGGATTCCATGCCGGTGCGCGCGCTCACCATGCGCAAAGGGCCGACGCCGCCGCGTCCGGCGCTGGCGGAAGGCTTCAGCACCTGGCGGCTTATCAGCCAGCTGCAAATGAACTACTTAAGCCTGATGGACGCCGAAGATGGCGAGGGCGCCGCCGCGCTGCGCCAGTTGCTCGGCCTCTACGCGCGCCTGGCGGAAGCGCCGGTGGCGCGCCAGATTGACGGCATTCGCCACTGCGTGCTGGAGCCGGTGCATCGCCGCGTGCCGGAGCCGGGCCCGATTGTCTTCGCCCGCGGCGTCGGGATTTCGATGACCGTCGACGAACAGGCGTTTTCCGGCTCCAGCCCGTGGCTGCTCGGCAGCGTGCTGGAGCGCGTCTTCGCACGCCTGGTCTCCATGAACAGCTTCACCGAGTTCACGCTCAAGAGCCAGCAGCGCGGCGAAGTGGGCTACTGGGGGCCGCGAATGGGTAAAAGGGCGCTGATATGA
- the tssG gene encoding type VI secretion system baseplate subunit TssG: protein MSETQPQPAPVKSASRLPENYWQQMMAAPWRYDLFQMLRRLDAQGGERYRLGRAPLPRFEPLRIGQQPSMAFAPSTLAAVKPRDNTPLYDVSILSFGLFGPNGPLPMHLTEYARERLYHHQDDSLSAFADLFHHRLTLLFYRAWADAQPTASLDRTDGPRIEKYLASLIGMGQPGQMEKGSLSHHARYSLVGHLTRNGRDAEGLEKILRHYFHVPVTIVQNIPQWMPLTEREKARLGAGRRMPRLGEAAFLGVAVRDVQHKFRIELGPLDEETYQRFLPGEPWVEELRDWVRQYMGIEYEWEVRVILRADAVKGVTPGGTGRLGYSAWLGKQPTPQPRGDLVFRAES from the coding sequence ATGAGTGAGACGCAGCCACAACCCGCGCCGGTGAAAAGCGCCTCCCGGCTGCCGGAGAATTACTGGCAACAGATGATGGCCGCGCCGTGGCGCTACGATCTGTTCCAGATGCTGCGCCGTCTCGACGCGCAGGGCGGCGAACGCTACCGTTTAGGCCGCGCGCCGCTGCCACGCTTTGAGCCGCTGCGCATCGGTCAGCAGCCATCGATGGCCTTTGCGCCGTCAACGCTCGCCGCGGTGAAACCGCGCGACAACACGCCGCTGTACGATGTGTCGATTTTAAGCTTCGGCCTGTTTGGCCCGAACGGCCCGCTGCCGATGCACCTGACCGAATATGCGCGCGAGCGTCTGTATCATCATCAGGATGACAGCCTGAGCGCGTTCGCGGATCTGTTTCATCACCGCCTGACGCTGCTGTTCTACCGCGCCTGGGCCGACGCCCAGCCGACCGCGTCGCTCGACCGCACTGACGGGCCGCGCATTGAAAAATATCTCGCCTCGCTTATCGGCATGGGTCAGCCGGGGCAGATGGAAAAGGGCAGCCTCAGCCACCACGCGCGTTATTCGCTGGTCGGCCATCTGACCCGCAACGGGCGCGACGCCGAGGGGCTTGAAAAAATTCTGCGCCACTATTTCCACGTGCCGGTGACGATTGTGCAGAACATCCCGCAGTGGATGCCGTTAACCGAGCGTGAGAAAGCGCGTCTCGGCGCGGGCCGTCGGATGCCGCGTCTCGGCGAGGCGGCGTTTCTCGGCGTGGCGGTGCGCGACGTGCAGCATAAATTTCGCATTGAACTCGGCCCGCTGGATGAAGAGACCTATCAGCGTTTTCTGCCCGGCGAGCCGTGGGTCGAGGAGCTGCGCGACTGGGTGCGTCAGTATATGGGCATCGAGTATGAGTGGGAGGTGCGCGTTATCCTGCGCGCCGACGCGGTAAAAGGCGTCACGCCTGGCGGCACGGGCCGCCTCGGCTACAGCGCCTGGCTTGGCAAACAGCCCACCCCGCAACCGCGCGGCGATCTGGTTTTTCGCGCGGAAAGTTAA